A segment of the Cellvibrio sp. KY-YJ-3 genome:
CAAGCCCCCCGTTAGCCTGCAATTGAAAAAGGAAATATAGCTATGACTGAATCTCGCCCACCCGAGCCTCCGCTTCCACCGCAGAGAATAACCCTGTGATCACCTCGGGTACAAATGGGCGACCGCGCTCATTGAGTGAGGTGCCAGTAATTTTGGCGGAGAGCATTAATTTATTGTCGCGCTTACGATAGATATTTTGCAAAAAATCAAACCGCACCCGCGATGACAGTTCAACATTTACCGTGACATAAAATTCATCGCCACTCACCAGCGGCAATTTGTAATCCAACTCGGCGCGCACTACTACCAAGTGAATTTTCTGGCGCGTCAGCTCGGCAAAATCCACACCTTTGGCAAGCAAGTATTCGTGGCGGGCATGCTCCAAATAATTTTGGTACACGCTGTTGTTCACTATGCCCTGCATATCGCATTCGTAGTCGCGCACTTTGAAATCGAGCGTAAATAATTCCTTATCCATCACCATTGCCCTTATTTAACGACCGATGCAAATACATCGAAATAAGTCGGGAAAGTTTTGGCGGTACATTTGGGGTCGTTAATGCGCACTGGCACGCCGCCAAAGGTCGCGAGCGAAAAGCACATCGCCATACGGTGATCGTCATAAGTATCAATCGCCGCATTCGGGATTAAATTTTTCACCGGCGTAATACGCAGCCAATCGTCGCCCTCTTCCACAATCGCCCCCAACTTGCGCAATTCAGTCGCCATCGCCGAAATACGATCGGTTTCTTTCACGCGCCAGCTGGCGATATTGGTCAAACGCGAGGGGCCATCGCAAAACAACGCAACTACTGCAAGGGTCATGGCTGCATCGGGAATATGATTGAAATCGCGATCAAAAGCTTTAAGCGGCAGCGAGGGTGCCGAAGCCTCAATCCAGTTCTCGCCTTTGGTGATGGTCACACCGATTGCTTCCAGTGCATCGGCAAACGCCACATCACCTTGAATGCTGTTAGCGCCGACGCCTTGCACCCGCAACGGGCCACCACCCAACGCACCAGCGGCAAGGAAGTAAGACGCCGAAGAAGCATCACCCTCAACAAACACTGTGCCGGGGCTGGTATAACCGGTCGCCGCTGGAACCGTAAAACGCTCCCAACCATCGCGCACCACGTTTACGCCGAATTGCGCCATCAGTTTGAGGGTGATTTCAATGTAAGGCTTGGAAATCAGCTCACTCACCAACTCGATGTGGGTTTCCTTGCCAGTCATGGGCAGCGCCATCAGCAGCGCGGTAAGAAATTGACTGGAGACATCGCCGCGAATTTTGATACTGCCGCTGGCAGCGATTTGCGCCGGCTTGATCAACAGTGGAGGAAAACCTTCCTGCCCCAGATAAGTAATGTCCGCCCCGATTTGACGCAGCGCATCCACCAAATCGCCAATCGGGCGCTCGTGCATACGCGCCACACCGTGCAACTTATAGGTGCCGCCACTCAGCGCCAGCGCCGCAGTCAGCGGGCGAAACGCCGTACCGGCGTTGCCGAGGAATAAATCCGCCTCTTTATTAGGAAAAATGCCGCCGGTACCTACCACACGGTAATCCATCTCGCCGGTTTTGGTCACACTCACACCCAGCGCCGCCAAGGCTTCCAACATCCGGTCGGTATCGTCAGACTTCAGCAGATCACGAATATCCGTCTCGCCCTGCGCCAATGCCGCCAGCAGCAGCGTGCGATTGGAGATACTCTTGGAGCCGGGCAAATGCACAACGCCCTGGGCGCGGGTAACGGGAGCGAGATCGAGAAATTCCATCGTGAACCTATTTATCGGTGGGTTTGCGGGATGAGTTAGGCAAGCAATAAAACAAAGCGCGCATGATACCCCCATCCGCCGCCGCTGGCATTATCACAAAGGTGATTTTTGGGGTTGACAGCACGCCCTTCAGTCGCCAAAATGCGCGCCTCATTTATGGCTAGATAGCTCAGCCGGTTAGAGCACAGCACTCATAATGCTGGGGTCGGCGGTTCAAGTCCGCCTCTAGCTACCATATTTGATAAAGCCAGCTTGGTGAAAACCTCGCTGGCTTTTTTATTGGATTGAATTTGGTCAAGTGTTAATACGGCGCGCACTTACAGAAGGAGAGTTTCGCTAATCCTCCCTCTTTCCCATCAAATCCTTCAAATTCGCAAAAGGGTTGTGCGTGGCGGGTTGGATTTTCTTTTCGGTGGTTGCGCCATAGAGTACGTATTCGTGGAACTTGGTGTGTTCGTGGTCGTGGCAGTAGATGCAGAGCAACTCCCAGTTGCTGCCGTCGGCGGGGTTGTTGTCGTGGTTGTGATCGCGGTGATGGACGGTGAGTTCGCGCAGGTTGGAATAAGTGAACTCACGTGCGCAGCGGCCGCAGACCCAAGGGTACATTTTTAAGGCGCGATCCCGATAACCTTGCTCTTGTTTTAAATAGGTCGTGGTGCGGCCAAGTTTGTCGGTGGTCATGTGTGCGCCTGTTGATTGGATTATTGGCAAAGGTTATGTAATTTGGCGTATTGCAGGAGCATGATAGTTTTTCCGTCCATGATCTCGCCCGATTTAATCATCGCGTAAGCAGCATCAAACTTGAGCTCAAGTACTTCAATATTTTCTTGCTCATGCTCCAAGCCACCACCTTCGGACACTTTCATATTTTCGCTATATTCCGCGATAAAAAAATGTACGATTTCTGTAACTGACCCAGGCGACATATAGGCTTGAAATATTTTTGTTACCTTTTCGATTTTATAGCCGGTCTCTTCTGCTGCTTCCTTTTTAATACAATCTTCAGCATTGTGTTGATCGAGTAAACCGGCGCAGGTTTCAATCAGCATGCCGTCGCTATTGCCATTCACGTAAGTCGGCAGACGAAACTGGCGCGTCAGAATTACTGTGCCTTTGTCGGTATTGTATAAAAGAATGGTTGAACCATTACCTCTGTCGTAAGCCTCACGCTCTTGTTTACTCCACTCACCATTGGGTTTTTGATATTCAAACGAATATTTATTCAAGGTGTACCAATTATCGGAAAGCAGGGTTTTAGTGAGGTTTTTGATCTTTGCGGACATGCTTTTCTCTCATTCATGGAATAGAATCGGCCAACGGATTTTGGCAACACTATAATCGAAAGCTCAAGGAGGAACTATGCAGAAGTTGTTAATCATTTCTACCGCACTCGCGGCATTAAGCCTGCCCACACTAGCCCTCGCCAATGACTGCGGTCAGTGGCAATCCAAATTAAAATCCACCCAGCGCAAACTTAATAATGGCGGCAATCAAAGTCAGGTCAGGCAATGGGCCAAGGAGCGGGATTATTATGCGGACACGCTGGATAGATGTAATAAAAAAGCGGGGACACATCGCTGGATTGAAACGGCGAACAATCCCTCAACCTCCCGCCACACACCTACGCGCGGTAAACGCGAGAAGCCGCGTGCGCTAAACACTGAAAACCCACAGCTGCAACAACTTATTGCGACCTGCAATTATTGGATCGACCAGTACAACACCAATGCCAGCGACACCAATTACACCTACCAAACCACGGCCTGCCGCCACGCAGACCAGATGATGGCAGAGGCTGACTCGCCGCCCACAAAACACAATACCTTCGCGCCGACACGTTCACTCAAGGAATGCGTAAAACCTGACAATCGCATTGATGAAGATGTGAAACGCTGTATGCAGGGGCAAATGGAGCCGCAGTGGCGAGTGAACCGATGAGAGCAAACGTATATCAGACTCGCTGGCGCTCTGATTTTCACAAATTAAAAATGATTTAAACGCCAAACAAATACTGTGAACATAAAAATTTATGCTGCTGCGTAAAAATATCGCACAGAAGATGATTTAGGCGACATAAATTTTA
Coding sequences within it:
- a CDS encoding YajD family HNH nuclease, encoding MTTDKLGRTTTYLKQEQGYRDRALKMYPWVCGRCAREFTYSNLRELTVHHRDHNHDNNPADGSNWELLCIYCHDHEHTKFHEYVLYGATTEKKIQPATHNPFANLKDLMGKRED
- a CDS encoding thioesterase family protein, translated to MDKELFTLDFKVRDYECDMQGIVNNSVYQNYLEHARHEYLLAKGVDFAELTRQKIHLVVVRAELDYKLPLVSGDEFYVTVNVELSSRVRFDFLQNIYRKRDNKLMLSAKITGTSLNERGRPFVPEVITGLFSAVEAEARVGEIQS
- the aroA gene encoding 3-phosphoshikimate 1-carboxyvinyltransferase, translated to MEFLDLAPVTRAQGVVHLPGSKSISNRTLLLAALAQGETDIRDLLKSDDTDRMLEALAALGVSVTKTGEMDYRVVGTGGIFPNKEADLFLGNAGTAFRPLTAALALSGGTYKLHGVARMHERPIGDLVDALRQIGADITYLGQEGFPPLLIKPAQIAASGSIKIRGDVSSQFLTALLMALPMTGKETHIELVSELISKPYIEITLKLMAQFGVNVVRDGWERFTVPAATGYTSPGTVFVEGDASSASYFLAAGALGGGPLRVQGVGANSIQGDVAFADALEAIGVTITKGENWIEASAPSLPLKAFDRDFNHIPDAAMTLAVVALFCDGPSRLTNIASWRVKETDRISAMATELRKLGAIVEEGDDWLRITPVKNLIPNAAIDTYDDHRMAMCFSLATFGGVPVRINDPKCTAKTFPTYFDVFASVVK
- the nudK gene encoding GDP-mannose pyrophosphatase NudK, encoding MSAKIKNLTKTLLSDNWYTLNKYSFEYQKPNGEWSKQEREAYDRGNGSTILLYNTDKGTVILTRQFRLPTYVNGNSDGMLIETCAGLLDQHNAEDCIKKEAAEETGYKIEKVTKIFQAYMSPGSVTEIVHFFIAEYSENMKVSEGGGLEHEQENIEVLELKFDAAYAMIKSGEIMDGKTIMLLQYAKLHNLCQ